Within the Candidatus Poribacteria bacterium genome, the region CGCAACCAGTGGAGGTGTCTTTGAGGTATTACGCACCGGCGTCACTGTGTTGGCAGATACCGCCGAGTGGGCGTATGAAATTGATGTCGAACGTGCAGAAGCTGCGCGTCAACGCGCACAGGAACTCCTTGCTTCACGCGATCTAAATATTAACCGCGAGCGAGCAGAAGCGGCATTCGCTCGCGCTGCAAATCGATTACGGGTGGCGGGACAACAGTAGTTTTCGGTAATCAATATTTGATTAATGAAAGGGGAAACAGCAGTCAAATCTGTTGTTTCCCCTTTTTTGCTTTGGGAAAGGAACAGATGATGCCAGTTGGTCAACTCCAGTATTTTCGATCCAAGGTTGATGGCAAGTTACACCCCTATGTGGTATGTGCAACTGATACAAGTGATGAACCGAAGCCCTTAATTGTGGAGGTCAGCCCTGGCGCATTGGGAAATCTACCCGGCGCAGTCGAGTTGACTGAACAGATCGCAGGGATTGCTGCGGCACACAATCAATCGTGTATCGTCCTTAGGCCAACGGGACGAGGCTCCGGTTCCGTTTATCAGAACTACGGCGAAATCGATGTCCTAGAAGCCATCGAACATGTCGCCTCAAACTACGCCATTGACCGAGACCGTATCACAATCACGGGCAGTTCGATGGGTGGGGCTGCAACGTGGTATCTCATCTCACACTATCCAGATCTTTTCGCGGGTGCCGCGCCGTTTTGTGGCTATTGCGACTATCGACTGTGGGAAAAACCGGGAGGGCTCACGTTCCACATGCACGAATGGGAAATACCCTCTTGGAGCGCTAGATCTGCTGCGTTTCTCATCGAAAATCTCTCTCATACGCCTGTTTGGATAATCCACGGTGAATGGGATCGGGGCGTTGGCGGCGGTGTCCCGGTTGAGCATTCCCGTCAAATGGCGCAGCTTATGGAAGAACAGGGTTATACACATAAATATACAGAGATCCCTAAAACGGGCCATGGGTGTCGCCTTCCCGATATATGGAAAGAGGTAATTCTTTGGCTGCTGAAGCAGCGGAAGCAGCGATCCGTGAATAGCGTTCCACTGGCAACCTATAATCTACGCCATAACCAATCATATTGGGTCACGATAGATCAACTGTCATACTACGGTGAGCGAGGAGCGGTTAATGCGCGTTTCATCAAGGACAGCCACCTCGTCGTCCATACTGAGAATATTCGCACCTTCTCGCTTGGACCAATTCAGAAGAACGAACCTGTCGATGTAACAATTGATGACCAAAGGTTTGAACTAATGAACTTCAGTCACCAGAAACAGTTTCAACGAGATCGTCAAGGCGTTTGGGCGCATGGCAATTTTGATCTCTCCACTGAGAAGCGTCACCGGGCATCGGGTCCCATCAGTAATCTCTTTTTCGATGGGCTTATCCTTGTCCCCGGCACAATTGGGACAGAAGAGGAGACGTTTTTTAACAAATGGATTGCCGAGGACGTGGTCGGATACTATCGCAGCAGAAACGGAGGGGTGCATCGTGGCGGCATCATGGGGGATAATGCTGTCCAACTCCCTGTCATCCCTGACGTTGAACTCACCGAAGATCTTCTGCAAACAAACAACCTCCTCCTATATGGCGCTTATGATTCTAACGCCATCCTATCACAATTTGAAGGTAAGCTGCCGATTGCCTTTGAGAGCAAGACAATCCACCTCTCCGATAAATCGTACACAGCGGATGGGACAGCGGTTTTCGCCGTATTTCCTCATCCTTCAAACCCGGAACGCTATGTCGCAGTTCACACCGGAGTCACACCAGATGCAATATGCTGGGGAAGCCACCTTGATATGCAACTCCTGCCCGATTACATTGTCTATTCCGGAGGACAACTCCTTGACTGGGGATTTTGGGGGAATGATTGGCAATCCCAATAATGGTAGATTCTTGAAGGTTTCTGCCAGAGCAGTCTACACTATCGCAACAATCAGCCACGATTGAACTTTCTGAGAGCCAACTTGGTACGCTACTAACAAGGTCAAATGAAATTAATCACAAATCTATAGAAAGTTGTCGCCATACCTCTACACTAACCAAGAAAGTCATTTTTTCTTGACACTCAATACACTAGCTAGTATACTACCAATTAGCCTAACTGAACTTAAACGTTTAACTTTTTATCTAACGCAGGCAAGCCAGATGGTGAAAAAGCTATTCTTTTGCACACTCATTATATTGGTTGCAGCCAGTTATAGCTCCGCACGCATTATAGATCCGCAGACCGGTGCCGAGTTCAGATATAAAGCAAAACTGGTAGAGGTTGCTCCTGTGGTTGATGGCTTTCTTGACGACCCAGCATGGGACGATGCTATATCTGCTCCCCTAGATCATGATGTCAAAGGGGATCGGCTTTGGGGAGACTTTAGTGATTTCAAAGCTACCTTTGCTGCTGTATGGCGCAACGCCTCTCTCTACATAGCCATCGAACTGACCGATGACCAAATTGAAACGGCTCACGAAAAAATTAACCTGCAAGATCGCGTAGAGATTTATATAGATACAGGACATTCGGGACAGCAGAGCGATCTATATCGTTACACACTTCCCGTTGGAGAAGATATTATGGTCGCTGGCAACCAAGGACTGTTGGTTAATTGGGGAAATGGAGGGCAATCCGTAGAATTGAGTTTTGACTTGATGCAGACACCGAGGAAAGAGGATACCATCAGTTTTGGGATTTACTACTACGATGTAGATGATGATCGCCTGAACCACAAATTTCGCTGGGGTCCCACCGGCCAAAGCGAACCGGAAGATGCCCTTGCTGATCTGGTATTTACTGCGAATATCAAGCTAAATGCGAACCAAAAAGCGGTACAATGGGGGCGCATCAAACAACTTTATTAATCATCGTGCAACAGCCCAATGTAGTTAGGCAATTAACACCGATGCCTCAAGACTCAAGTGCGCGGAGCTCACAGTGTTTATCGTCGGTAAAGTATTAGAATTGATAGGAATGTCGCTTCTGGGGGCGGGGTTATATGTTGGGTGTATCAACCCCTACGGCTTGAGTGAAGGTGGTGCTATGGGCGTAGAGGTAGCTTCCCTCGTGGTAGGAATCTTAATCTTCTTCATAGGCAGAACCATAGAGAAACGTTAATCGTGTTCGCACGCCATACTGGCTTTTTAAGAACGTAACCTTTTGAAGTTAAAGATCTATTTCAGCACTTACATATACTCAAGCATCGAGTGCACCTCCTCGATGCTTTTTTAATATTTATATTTAGCGGAGGGATATAGAATGGCATTTAATGTCAAAAAACGTGGGAAATTGACCTATTATTACCAAGGCGATCACCCGGTGTTGTCCGCTTTGGTCACTGAGACGTTGCCAGATGGGGATCTGCAAATTTATTTTTCGGGTCTAACGGGAGGATATTCGGCAAAGGGAGTTCTGAACCTTGATGAACTAGTTTCGATGGATCCAGAGCAGGAGATCCCACTGGTATTCAAAAGTTGGGAATCTTGGTTGCAAGAAGCGGGTATTTGCGATTCCCTGAAAGATGTAGATTTCATTGAGGTTCATGCCTTCGGTTGTCAACCCAAAGCGCCAAATCCGATTGTCGATCCGGCGGGTTACGCAGCAGAACAGGAACGCCTACGTAAAGCCTATGCTCAAGCATATAGTAACTTTTTCCGTGACTACCTACCGGAAAACGGTGTGCCCGCTCGGTTCACGGTCCATGTAGTTGATGTTCCAGATACAGCAGCTTCCTATGAGTTTTACGGAACCGCACTCTACCAGAAAGCACTACAAAAAGATTCTTAGTCGTCAGATCTATGAGATTTGAGAGGTGCTACGTTTTCCCTGCGAGGTTACAACGGAATGACACGCGTGAAAAAACCTCTCCTCTCCCTCATCTGCATTGCATTAATTGTATTGACTGGCTGCGGCGAAAAACATGAAAAACCCGACGCACTCAACGAACCTAAGGAACCCAATGAATGGCGCAAACTCCCTCAAGCCAACTTCGGGATTCCGCCTTATGCCCGTTACCTTGAGGGAATCAAAATTTGTTTAGATCCAGGACACGGTGGACAGGCTCACCTGCTGAATTACAAGCGCGGACCAACTGGACTTCGTGAGGCAGAGGTGAACCTACACGTGGCACTGTATCTGCGCGAATTCCTGAAGGAGGCAGGCGCGATCGTTTTTATGACACGCACTGATGATTCCTTCGTTAGCCTCCCGGATCGGAGTGAAATCGCCAACGAGAACGCTGTCGATTTTTTCATTTCCCTCCATCATAATTGGTTCAGTGACCCCGAAACCAATTATACCTCCACATGGTATCATCAGGACGCAGATGAGTCCCGGGCCAGTTTAGATCTCGCCCGGTATGTACAGCAGAGTGTCGCTGATGCGCTGCGCATGCCACAATTTACGCCAACAGGGCTTTATTCGGATCGATTGGTAATACCGTCCGGATTCGGCGTCCTACGTCTGACGAAGCGTCCTGCAATTTTGGTTGAAGCATCGTTTTATTCCAGCCCCGAAGAAGAACAACGTTTGAAAAAGGAGTCATATAACAAGCGTGAGGCTTACGGCTATTTTATCGGGATTGCGCGTTACGTTGCAGCGGGATTTCCGAAGGGTGTTTTGCTGACCCCATTGCCAGAATCGTCCGTTGAAACAAAGAAACCGCGCATTGAGATTCGCGTAGAGGATGGCTTGCATGAGCGCGGTGCGTGGATGCTCAAAAGGCAACAGGTCTTTTCCGATTCCATCCGCGTCAAACTTGATGGAGTCATTGTTCCCCACCAGTATCTCCGCGCCAAGGATCTCATTGTAATTACCCCGCCGAAGCCGCTTTCCAACGGCGTACATATTGTCGAAACCAATCTCGTCAATTACTACGGGAATCACAGCCTGCCGGGCGGACAGTGGTTCAAAGTTGCCCCACCCGCCGCAAAGTTGAAACTTCGCGCATGGACGAAAACCCTTCCCCCTGATGGCGCGAGCTATGTCGGTATTACTGCCACTGCTCTGGACAAAAATGGTCTATCAATTGCAGATGACGAACCGATTTACGCTCAGACATCAATTGGGCGGCTTGCTGAGACTGAAAGCCTCTCACAGAATGGAGAGGCACGATTTTACCTACACACGGACGCAACACAGCCACAGCCGGGTCGTGCACAGGTGAAGGTTGCATACAAAAACAGGTCAGAAACCATCACGATCCATTTTGAGAAAATTCGTGGCGGGATTGTTCAGGGCAGCGTGCACGATGTTTTTGGAAACACCATCTCAGATGCAGCCGTACAGTTAATGAGAAAAAAGAACAGAGCAACAACGACTAACCCAGATGGCCACTTCTTTTTCGATAACGTTTTGCCGGGGGACGCAACTCTTAACGTTTCAAAAGCTGGCTACTACGGCCTTCGACTGGAGACCAACGCGCCCTCAAACAGTGCACAGGTCCTCCATCCCCAACTACATCCGATTGCAGACGGTACACTTATTGGGAAAGCCTTTGTCCTCGATGCCCGCTACGGCGGTTCAGAACGAGGAACACCTATCACCAATTCTGTTGCGCCCGCAGATCTGAATCTCGCCGTGTCAAAAGCACTGAAGGGGATGCTGGAACTTGCTGGAGCCAGCGTTCACCTTATCCGAGAAAAAGATGAGAAAATCCCCGTCTCGAAACGGGTCAAGATAATCAACGCCGTTAAACATGACGGATACTACCTCCGGATCGATCACGGTGCCTGGGTTAAAGGCGAACCATCGGTAATCGCTACAGGTTATCCGGGGAATCAGGTTGCGGAAGACTACCTTAAAGCGATACTTAATGGATTTAACATGGCACTTTTTCAGACACCGATTGAAACGTATGGCGATGAAGAATCGCCGGAGATTCGGTCAACTAACAAAATAGCACTTGCGCTTGAGATCCGTTCTATCAATCATCCACATCTCCCTGAACTTGTGGACTCTCCTGCTCTGATCACACAGGAGGCGTACGCAATTTTTCTGGGAACGTGGAAATTTCTGAAAAACGCTCAATTGTCTGACGAAGAATTCAACTCCGGCGCAACAGGTGAAGTCTTACCTCAAAAGGAACTTGAAATTCGGATCGTTGATGCGACTTCACAGCAACCGGTGGCTGGTGCAAGGGTTGCGTTAGATAGTACCTTTCCGTTAGTAACAAATCGAGCTGGAAAAGCCACTTTCCA harbors:
- a CDS encoding F0F1 ATP synthase subunit epsilon; amino-acid sequence: MLEKRLYLEIRTPEQLIYEGDVTSVRAPGELGSFEILAGHLPFLTVLDIGEIRIREADTPQFIATSGGVFEVLRTGVTVLADTAEWAYEIDVERAEAARQRAQELLASRDLNINRERAEAAFARAANRLRVAGQQ
- a CDS encoding prolyl oligopeptidase family serine peptidase; the protein is MMPVGQLQYFRSKVDGKLHPYVVCATDTSDEPKPLIVEVSPGALGNLPGAVELTEQIAGIAAAHNQSCIVLRPTGRGSGSVYQNYGEIDVLEAIEHVASNYAIDRDRITITGSSMGGAATWYLISHYPDLFAGAAPFCGYCDYRLWEKPGGLTFHMHEWEIPSWSARSAAFLIENLSHTPVWIIHGEWDRGVGGGVPVEHSRQMAQLMEEQGYTHKYTEIPKTGHGCRLPDIWKEVILWLLKQRKQRSVNSVPLATYNLRHNQSYWVTIDQLSYYGERGAVNARFIKDSHLVVHTENIRTFSLGPIQKNEPVDVTIDDQRFELMNFSHQKQFQRDRQGVWAHGNFDLSTEKRHRASGPISNLFFDGLILVPGTIGTEEETFFNKWIAEDVVGYYRSRNGGVHRGGIMGDNAVQLPVIPDVELTEDLLQTNNLLLYGAYDSNAILSQFEGKLPIAFESKTIHLSDKSYTADGTAVFAVFPHPSNPERYVAVHTGVTPDAICWGSHLDMQLLPDYIVYSGGQLLDWGFWGNDWQSQ
- a CDS encoding N-acetylmuramoyl-L-alanine amidase, whose protein sequence is MKKPLLSLICIALIVLTGCGEKHEKPDALNEPKEPNEWRKLPQANFGIPPYARYLEGIKICLDPGHGGQAHLLNYKRGPTGLREAEVNLHVALYLREFLKEAGAIVFMTRTDDSFVSLPDRSEIANENAVDFFISLHHNWFSDPETNYTSTWYHQDADESRASLDLARYVQQSVADALRMPQFTPTGLYSDRLVIPSGFGVLRLTKRPAILVEASFYSSPEEEQRLKKESYNKREAYGYFIGIARYVAAGFPKGVLLTPLPESSVETKKPRIEIRVEDGLHERGAWMLKRQQVFSDSIRVKLDGVIVPHQYLRAKDLIVITPPKPLSNGVHIVETNLVNYYGNHSLPGGQWFKVAPPAAKLKLRAWTKTLPPDGASYVGITATALDKNGLSIADDEPIYAQTSIGRLAETESLSQNGEARFYLHTDATQPQPGRAQVKVAYKNRSETITIHFEKIRGGIVQGSVHDVFGNTISDAAVQLMRKKNRATTTNPDGHFFFDNVLPGDATLNVSKAGYYGLRLETNAPSNSAQVLHPQLHPIADGTLIGKAFVLDARYGGSERGTPITNSVAPADLNLAVSKALKGMLELAGASVHLIREKDEKIPVSKRVKIINAVKHDGYYLRIDHGAWVKGEPSVIATGYPGNQVAEDYLKAILNGFNMALFQTPIETYGDEESPEIRSTNKIALALEIRSINHPHLPELVDSPALITQEAYAIFLGTWKFLKNAQLSDEEFNSGATGEVLPQKELEIRIVDATSQQPVAGARVALDSTFPLVTNRAGKATFHGVHARRYRIVVEAAGYAHQTIELDFPDSGSVSVEIRK